In Streptomyces hawaiiensis, one genomic interval encodes:
- a CDS encoding MHYT domain-containing protein, with the protein MQGTVDGFSYGLVTPLVAYFMACLGGALGLRCTTRSMLVSQSWRPGWLALGSAAIGSGIWTMHFVAMMGFTVRGTPIHYDKAMTFASLAVAIIMVGVGIFIVGYKGARGTALFTGGTITGLGIASMHYLGMASMSLDGKLEYNTVTVGISVAIAMGAATAALWAAGQVRGFLWSVGASLVMGLAVSGMHYTGMAALSVHLHGTAEPTTGESPASLLAPMLIGPLAFLLLAGVVVMFDPLMVMGKPTVVPVEHKPGIPAHTPVRHSAHRLRFRPRRTVEHRGSRTPQNR; encoded by the coding sequence ATGCAGGGCACGGTCGACGGATTCAGCTATGGCCTGGTCACACCCCTCGTGGCCTACTTCATGGCCTGCCTCGGCGGCGCTCTGGGGCTGCGCTGCACCACGAGATCCATGCTCGTCTCCCAGTCGTGGCGCCCCGGCTGGCTCGCCCTCGGCTCCGCCGCCATCGGCTCCGGCATATGGACCATGCACTTCGTCGCGATGATGGGATTCACGGTCCGGGGGACGCCGATCCACTACGACAAGGCGATGACCTTCGCGAGCCTGGCCGTCGCGATCATCATGGTGGGCGTCGGGATCTTCATCGTCGGCTACAAGGGGGCCCGCGGTACGGCCCTGTTCACCGGCGGCACCATCACCGGCCTGGGCATTGCGTCGATGCACTACCTCGGCATGGCCAGCATGAGCCTGGACGGAAAGCTGGAGTACAACACCGTCACCGTCGGCATCTCCGTCGCCATCGCCATGGGCGCCGCCACCGCCGCCCTGTGGGCCGCCGGCCAGGTCAGGGGCTTCCTGTGGAGCGTGGGTGCCAGCCTCGTCATGGGGCTCGCCGTCAGCGGCATGCACTACACCGGCATGGCCGCCCTCAGCGTCCACCTGCACGGCACGGCCGAACCCACCACCGGAGAGTCGCCCGCGTCCCTGCTCGCGCCCATGCTGATCGGCCCGCTGGCCTTCTTGCTCCTCGCGGGCGTCGTGGTGATGTTCGACCCGCTGATGGTCATGGGGAAGCCCACTGTCGTCCCCGTCGAGCACAAGCCCGGCATCCCCGCCCACACTCCCGTCCGGCACTCCGCCCACCGCCTGCGGTTCCGCCCCCGCCGCACCGTGGAGCACCGGGGCTCCCGCACCCCGCAGAACCGCTGA
- a CDS encoding glycerophosphodiester phosphodiesterase yields the protein MHARAVAASTTALLGTAALLVPVSPARAAGGATSPLVIAHRGASAYAPENTLAAVDRAAELGIRWVENDVQRTRDGELVVIHDDNLRRTTDAEEVFPGRAPWKVKDFTAAEIARLDAGSWFGPAHGGARVPTLEQFVHRLERHHQKLLLEIKNPELYPGIERQTLKVLSNEGWLDRSHLAGRLIVQSFSADSVRTVHELKSGVKTGLLGTPAVSDLLDCAEFADQINPSYSSLSRAYVSSVQAFDGPHGRPMEVFAWTVDDARTAQRVAGYGVDGIITNKPDVVRKAVGG from the coding sequence ATGCACGCGCGCGCTGTTGCCGCCTCGACCACCGCACTCCTGGGGACCGCCGCCCTGCTGGTCCCCGTCTCCCCCGCGCGGGCCGCGGGAGGTGCCACGTCGCCGCTGGTCATCGCGCACCGGGGTGCCTCCGCGTACGCGCCCGAGAACACCCTGGCCGCTGTGGACAGAGCGGCGGAGCTGGGCATCCGCTGGGTGGAGAACGACGTGCAGCGGACCAGGGACGGCGAGTTGGTCGTCATCCATGACGACAACCTGCGGCGCACCACCGACGCCGAGGAGGTCTTCCCCGGCCGGGCTCCCTGGAAGGTGAAGGACTTCACCGCCGCGGAGATCGCACGGCTGGACGCGGGCAGCTGGTTCGGACCCGCGCACGGGGGCGCGCGCGTGCCGACGCTGGAGCAGTTCGTGCACCGCTTGGAGCGTCATCATCAGAAGCTGCTCCTGGAGATCAAGAACCCGGAGCTGTACCCGGGCATCGAGCGGCAGACGCTGAAGGTCCTCAGCAACGAGGGCTGGCTCGACCGGTCGCATCTGGCGGGCCGGCTGATCGTGCAGAGTTTCAGCGCGGACAGCGTGCGAACGGTGCACGAGCTGAAGTCCGGCGTGAAGACGGGCCTCCTGGGGACGCCGGCGGTGTCGGACCTGCTCGACTGCGCGGAGTTCGCCGACCAGATCAACCCCTCGTACAGCTCGCTCTCCCGGGCGTACGTGTCCTCCGTGCAGGCGTTCGACGGCCCGCACGGCAGGCCGATGGAGGTGTTCGCCTGGACGGTCGACGACGCACGGACGGCCCAGCGGGTCGCCGGGTACGGGGTCGACGGGATCATCACGAACAAGCCGGATGTGGTGCGGAAGGCCGTCGGCGGCTGA
- a CDS encoding methylated-DNA--[protein]-cysteine S-methyltransferase, giving the protein MESRGQAEPRIVWAVVESGIGPLLLAASRDGLVNVVFHATDAVRDRTVERLASRLGTEPVEAPGSPLLAEAIRQIEAYFAGARRDFDLPLDWSLISGFNREVLRALASGVPYGTVVGYGDLAGRVGQPGAAQAVGMAMGANPLPVVVPCHRVVESGGGIGGFGGGLETKRRLLALEGVLPEPLF; this is encoded by the coding sequence ATGGAGAGCAGAGGGCAGGCCGAGCCGCGGATCGTGTGGGCGGTCGTCGAGAGCGGGATCGGGCCGTTGCTGCTGGCCGCGAGCCGGGACGGCCTGGTCAACGTCGTGTTCCACGCCACGGACGCGGTGCGGGACCGGACGGTCGAGCGGCTGGCGTCGCGGCTGGGCACCGAGCCCGTCGAGGCGCCCGGCTCCCCGCTGCTGGCCGAGGCGATACGCCAGATCGAGGCGTACTTCGCGGGTGCGCGACGCGACTTCGACCTGCCGCTCGACTGGTCGCTGATCTCCGGCTTCAACCGGGAGGTCCTGCGCGCACTGGCCTCGGGCGTGCCGTACGGCACGGTCGTCGGGTACGGCGACCTGGCCGGGCGGGTCGGCCAGCCGGGGGCCGCCCAGGCCGTGGGCATGGCGATGGGCGCCAATCCGCTGCCGGTGGTGGTGCCCTGTCACCGGGTCGTCGAGAGCGGCGGCGGCATCGGCGGCTTCGGAGGCGGCCTGGAGACCAAGCGGAGGCTGCTCGCCCTGGAAGGGGTGCTTCCCGAGCCGCTCTTCTGA
- a CDS encoding VOC family protein — translation MTDHTARLDHVVLWVRDPLAAADFYEKAVGLEAVRLAEFAAGEVPFPSVRVNDETILDLMPLSFVARMTMLPGSADSAGHPVNHVCLSLPRDGFDALLSRLAERSVPMSDLAHDSFGARGKATRSFYFRDPDGNVFEARHYD, via the coding sequence ATGACGGACCACACAGCACGTCTTGACCACGTCGTCCTCTGGGTGCGCGACCCGCTCGCCGCCGCAGACTTCTACGAGAAGGCCGTCGGCTTGGAGGCCGTCCGGCTCGCGGAATTCGCGGCGGGTGAGGTGCCGTTCCCCTCCGTGCGCGTCAACGACGAGACCATCCTCGACCTCATGCCGCTGAGCTTCGTGGCGCGCATGACGATGCTGCCCGGCTCCGCCGACAGCGCGGGGCACCCGGTCAACCACGTCTGCCTGTCGCTGCCCCGCGACGGCTTCGACGCCCTCCTCAGCCGCCTGGCGGAACGCTCCGTACCGATGTCCGACCTCGCGCACGACTCTTTCGGAGCCCGGGGCAAGGCCACCCGCAGCTTCTACTTCCGCGACCCGGACGGCAACGTCTTCGAGGCCCGGCACTACGACTGA
- a CDS encoding pseudouridine-5'-phosphate glycosidase: MVLVVSEEVREAIDARRPVVALESTIIAHGLPRPRNLRVALELETAVRQEGAVPATIAVLDGRPHVGLDKEQLERVANEDGIRKLGHRDLPLAAASGASGATTVSATALLAALAGVRVFATGGLGGVHREWTVTQDESADLGLLARTRVTVVCAGVKSILDVPATLQRLETLGVAVAGYGTDRFPGFYLSDSGHPVDWTLGTPEQVAGVMRAQGALGGPESALIVANPVPEEEQLDPELHARVLADALHACEEEGITGQAVTPFLLDYLVRHTDGASLSANLAAVRGNVRLAARIAAAWARR; this comes from the coding sequence GTGGTGCTGGTGGTGTCCGAGGAAGTGCGGGAGGCGATCGACGCGCGCCGGCCGGTCGTGGCCCTGGAGTCCACGATCATCGCCCACGGGCTGCCGCGGCCGCGCAACCTCCGGGTGGCGCTGGAGCTGGAGACGGCCGTGCGCCAGGAGGGCGCGGTGCCCGCCACGATCGCCGTGCTGGACGGGCGCCCTCATGTGGGCCTGGACAAGGAGCAGCTGGAACGGGTCGCGAACGAGGACGGGATCCGCAAGCTCGGCCACCGTGACCTGCCGCTCGCGGCGGCGTCCGGGGCGAGCGGGGCGACCACGGTGTCGGCGACCGCGCTGCTCGCGGCGCTGGCGGGCGTGCGGGTCTTCGCGACGGGCGGGCTCGGCGGGGTGCACCGGGAGTGGACGGTGACGCAGGACGAGTCGGCCGACCTGGGGCTGCTGGCGCGCACGCGCGTCACGGTGGTGTGTGCCGGGGTGAAGTCGATCCTGGACGTGCCCGCGACCCTGCAGCGGCTGGAGACGCTGGGTGTCGCCGTGGCCGGATACGGCACCGACCGGTTCCCCGGCTTCTACCTCTCGGACTCGGGGCATCCGGTGGACTGGACGCTGGGGACGCCGGAGCAGGTGGCGGGCGTCATGCGGGCCCAGGGCGCGCTCGGCGGGCCGGAGTCGGCTCTGATCGTCGCCAACCCCGTCCCCGAGGAGGAGCAGCTCGATCCGGAGCTGCACGCGCGCGTGCTCGCGGACGCGCTGCACGCGTGCGAGGAGGAGGGGATCACCGGCCAGGCGGTCACGCCCTTCCTGCTCGACTATCTGGTGCGGCACACGGACGGCGCCTCCTTGAGCGCCAACCTGGCGGCGGTCCGCGGCAATGTACGCCTGGCGGCCCGGATCGCGGCGGCCTGGGCCCGGAGATGA
- a CDS encoding carbohydrate kinase family protein gives MTGTGPGETSAGPVAGRGLLVVGDVITDVVARHRGPLAAGTDTAASIRTVAGGAGANVACWAAHRGAADVRMLGRVGAESAAWHERELVAQGVRPQLVVDPLAPTGTVICMVDGGASAERTFLTDSGASVRLGPADWSDALLDGVARLHLSGYLLFAEPSRALVEVALKAARARGVPVSLDPASAGFLAELGVERFLALVEGVDVLLPSRDEACLLTGLADAAEAAARLSLRGPLVVAKQGHEGAVVARSGKVRARVPAVPAAPRDTTGAGDAFTGAFLAALLAGAGPESAAAEGCRAGARAVERVGGRPPLPG, from the coding sequence GTGACCGGCACCGGCCCGGGGGAGACCAGCGCCGGCCCGGTGGCGGGACGGGGGCTGCTGGTCGTCGGGGATGTCATCACCGACGTCGTCGCGCGGCATCGAGGGCCGCTCGCGGCCGGGACGGACACGGCTGCCTCGATCCGGACGGTGGCGGGCGGGGCGGGCGCCAATGTGGCGTGCTGGGCGGCGCACCGCGGAGCGGCGGACGTGCGGATGCTCGGACGCGTGGGGGCGGAGTCGGCGGCCTGGCACGAGCGGGAGCTGGTCGCCCAGGGAGTGCGTCCGCAGCTCGTCGTCGACCCGCTGGCGCCGACCGGCACCGTGATCTGCATGGTCGACGGGGGCGCTTCGGCGGAGCGGACGTTCCTCACCGACAGCGGCGCTTCGGTGCGGCTCGGACCCGCCGACTGGTCGGACGCGCTGCTCGACGGCGTGGCCCGGCTGCATCTGTCGGGCTACCTCCTGTTCGCCGAGCCGAGCCGGGCCCTGGTGGAGGTGGCACTCAAAGCCGCACGCGCGCGTGGAGTGCCGGTGAGTCTGGACCCGGCTTCGGCCGGCTTCCTCGCCGAGCTGGGCGTCGAGCGGTTCCTGGCGCTCGTCGAGGGTGTGGACGTCCTGCTGCCCAGCCGGGACGAGGCGTGCCTGCTGACGGGGCTGGCGGACGCGGCCGAGGCGGCGGCCCGGCTGAGCCTGCGCGGACCGCTGGTCGTCGCCAAGCAGGGCCACGAGGGGGCGGTCGTGGCACGCTCGGGGAAGGTGCGCGCCCGCGTTCCGGCCGTACCGGCGGCTCCGCGGGACACGACCGGTGCCGGTGACGCCTTCACCGGCGCGTTCCTCGCCGCGCTGCTCGCGGGTGCCGGGCCGGAGAGTGCCGCGGCGGAGGGCTGCCGCGCGGGCGCGCGGGCGGTGGAGCGGGTGGGCGGCAGACCGCCCCTGCCGGGCTGA
- a CDS encoding methyltransferase, which translates to MTRTDGYLLDHRQTAAAEHFSAFAALFDPTTFRHLEALGIGSGWRCWEVGAGTTVVSWLAKKVGPTGRVIATDTDTSRLASAARPPVEVRAHDLGAQEPPGEGFDLVHARLALVHVTDREQALRSMAASLRPGGRILVEDADPALQPLLCPDEHGPEQQLANRLRQGFRRLLTERGTDLPCGRALPRLLRDAGLTRVHADAYFPLASPACAALESVTIRQIRDQLVTAGLATDQDIDRHLENVTSGALDLTTAPMISAWGRKQ; encoded by the coding sequence ATGACGCGAACCGACGGGTACCTCCTCGACCACCGGCAGACCGCGGCGGCGGAGCACTTCAGCGCCTTCGCCGCTCTCTTCGATCCCACGACGTTCCGGCACCTCGAAGCGCTCGGTATCGGATCCGGCTGGCGGTGCTGGGAGGTCGGCGCCGGCACCACCGTGGTGTCCTGGCTGGCGAAGAAGGTCGGTCCGACCGGACGCGTCATCGCGACCGACACCGACACCTCGCGGCTCGCCTCCGCCGCCCGGCCCCCCGTCGAGGTGAGGGCCCACGACCTCGGCGCGCAGGAGCCGCCCGGGGAGGGCTTCGACCTGGTGCACGCCCGACTCGCCCTGGTCCATGTGACCGACCGGGAACAGGCGTTGCGGTCCATGGCCGCATCCCTGCGCCCCGGCGGACGCATCCTCGTGGAGGACGCCGACCCCGCCCTGCAGCCCCTGCTCTGCCCCGACGAGCACGGTCCCGAGCAGCAGCTCGCGAACCGGCTGCGGCAGGGCTTCCGCAGACTGCTCACCGAGCGTGGGACCGACCTGCCGTGCGGCCGCGCCCTGCCGCGGCTGCTCCGGGACGCCGGTCTGACCCGGGTCCACGCCGACGCCTACTTCCCCCTCGCCTCGCCGGCCTGTGCGGCCCTGGAGTCCGTCACGATCCGCCAGATCCGCGACCAGCTCGTCACGGCGGGCCTCGCCACGGACCAGGACATCGACCGGCACCTCGAGAACGTCACCTCCGGCGCGCTCGATCTGACGACGGCACCTATGATCTCGGCGTGGGGGCGCAAGCAGTAG
- a CDS encoding magnesium and cobalt transport protein CorA: protein MSMAGNLRKVTSLGGVGGLRKVARLARRRPRVDLSHPARSPLGSSVVNCVTYREGVRTPARGDLVDTVERVRKSREGFVWLGLHEPTDQEFAGIAELFDLHPLAVEDAIEAHQRPKLERYDETLFAVFKTVCYVEHEELTATSEVVNTGEIMVFVGADFVITVRHGRHGSLGPLREELESDPGQLAKGPSAVLHAIADHVVDDYLTVTDAVQGDIDQVETDVFSEAGARADPGRIYQLKRELLELKRAVVPLSRPLEDLATRPIRAVDPEIQAYFRDVSDHLLRAKEQIAAFDELLNSILQAHLAQVTVAQNEDMRKITAWAAIVAVPTMVCGVYGMNFDHMPELHWRYGYGMVIGVISVACLALYRGFRRSGWL from the coding sequence ATGTCCATGGCAGGGAATCTGCGGAAGGTCACGAGCCTCGGCGGGGTCGGCGGCCTTCGCAAGGTGGCCCGGCTGGCCCGGCGGCGCCCGCGCGTCGACCTGAGCCACCCGGCCCGGTCCCCGCTGGGCTCCTCGGTGGTGAACTGCGTGACGTACCGGGAGGGCGTCCGCACCCCCGCGCGCGGCGATCTGGTGGACACCGTGGAGCGGGTACGCAAGAGCCGGGAGGGCTTCGTCTGGCTCGGTCTGCACGAACCCACCGATCAGGAGTTCGCGGGTATCGCCGAGCTCTTCGACCTCCACCCGCTGGCCGTCGAGGACGCGATCGAGGCCCACCAGCGCCCCAAGCTGGAGCGCTACGACGAGACGCTCTTCGCGGTGTTCAAGACGGTCTGCTACGTCGAGCACGAGGAACTGACGGCCACCAGCGAGGTGGTGAACACCGGCGAGATCATGGTGTTCGTCGGCGCGGACTTCGTGATCACGGTGCGGCACGGCCGGCACGGCTCGCTGGGCCCGCTGCGCGAGGAGCTGGAATCCGATCCCGGCCAGCTCGCCAAGGGCCCGTCGGCGGTGCTGCACGCGATAGCGGACCACGTGGTCGACGACTACCTGACGGTCACGGACGCGGTGCAGGGGGACATCGACCAGGTGGAGACGGACGTCTTCTCCGAGGCCGGCGCGCGGGCCGACCCGGGGCGTATCTACCAGCTCAAGCGTGAACTGCTCGAGCTGAAGCGGGCGGTGGTGCCGCTCAGCCGGCCGCTCGAGGATCTCGCCACCCGGCCGATCCGGGCGGTCGACCCGGAGATACAGGCGTACTTCCGTGACGTCTCGGACCATCTGCTGCGGGCGAAAGAGCAGATCGCCGCCTTCGACGAACTGCTCAACTCCATCCTGCAGGCGCACCTCGCGCAGGTCACGGTCGCGCAGAACGAGGACATGCGGAAGATCACGGCGTGGGCCGCGATCGTCGCCGTGCCGACGATGGTCTGCGGGGTCTACGGCATGAACTTCGACCACATGCCGGAGCTGCACTGGCGGTACGGCTACGGCATGGTCATCGGCGTGATATCTGTCGCGTGTCTTGCCCTGTACCGGGGGTTCCGGCGCAGCGGCTGGCTCTGA
- a CDS encoding CBS domain-containing protein, translating into MTTAGDIMHRGAQWIPAHETLDRAAQLMRELNVGALPISDENERLCGILTDRDIVVGCVAMGHDPARITAGEMAKGTPRWIDADADVGEVLREMREHQIRRLPVIRDKRLVGMISEADLARHLAQDQIASWAESVYATTAMR; encoded by the coding sequence ATGACCACCGCCGGAGACATCATGCACCGCGGTGCCCAGTGGATCCCCGCCCACGAAACCCTCGACCGCGCCGCCCAGCTCATGCGCGAGCTGAACGTCGGCGCCCTGCCCATCAGCGACGAGAACGAGCGGCTCTGCGGCATCCTCACCGACCGCGACATCGTCGTCGGCTGCGTCGCCATGGGCCACGACCCCGCCAGGATCACCGCGGGCGAGATGGCCAAGGGCACGCCCCGCTGGATCGACGCGGACGCCGACGTCGGCGAGGTGCTCCGCGAGATGCGGGAGCACCAGATCCGCCGGCTGCCCGTGATCCGGGACAAGCGCCTGGTCGGCATGATCAGCGAAGCCGACCTGGCCCGGCATCTCGCGCAGGACCAGATCGCTTCGTGGGCGGAGAGCGTCTACGCCACGACCGCCATGCGCTGA
- a CDS encoding uridine kinase, with translation MRLEAITWERLGDLLAERLLDLKPADGSPWLRIALDGAPAARPGDLAHRVGEALRIRGRSSLVVGTEGFLRPASVRLEYGHQDVEAYYSGWYDTGALWREVFGPLEADGDGRVLPDLWDPAADRATRSPYAELPPGGVLLLHGPFLLRHWFPFDLSVHVLLSPGALRRRTPEAEHWTLPAFERYEHETDPVDTADVLVRADDPRHPAWSG, from the coding sequence GTGCGACTCGAAGCGATCACCTGGGAACGGCTCGGCGACCTGCTCGCCGAGCGCCTGCTCGACCTGAAGCCCGCCGACGGCTCTCCCTGGCTTCGCATCGCCCTCGACGGCGCCCCGGCCGCCCGCCCGGGAGACCTCGCCCACCGCGTCGGTGAGGCACTGCGCATACGCGGTCGATCCTCGCTCGTCGTGGGCACGGAGGGCTTTCTGCGCCCCGCCTCCGTACGGCTCGAGTACGGCCACCAGGACGTCGAGGCCTACTACAGCGGCTGGTACGACACCGGCGCTCTGTGGCGCGAGGTGTTCGGCCCGCTCGAAGCCGACGGCGACGGCCGCGTCCTGCCCGATCTGTGGGACCCGGCCGCCGACCGCGCCACCCGCAGCCCCTACGCCGAGCTCCCGCCCGGCGGCGTGCTGTTGCTGCACGGACCCTTCCTCCTTCGGCACTGGTTCCCCTTCGATCTGAGCGTCCACGTCCTCCTCTCCCCGGGCGCCCTGCGCCGCCGCACACCCGAGGCCGAGCACTGGACCCTCCCGGCCTTCGAGCGCTACGAGCACGAGACGGACCCGGTGGACACGGCCGACGTCCTGGTGCGGGCCGACGACCCCCGCCATCCCGCGTGGAGCGGCTGA
- a CDS encoding DUF2293 domain-containing protein, whose product MVPRATLPPLTGLLVFQPLKRRYCAECRQGPLPLLVLEDGAPRCLDCADLGHLVFLPSGDTALTRRAREESTLSAVVVRFNRRKGRYERQGVLVEEAALARAEQRCLADAEARRRRRVRDARRRAAQDALFAQAFAAEILRLFPGCPADRARAIALHASERGSGRVGRSAAGRALTEGAVTSAVVASVRHLDTPYDRLLMSGVPRHEARRRIAPAVATVLRGWTEAGLGSAG is encoded by the coding sequence ATGGTCCCCCGCGCGACGCTTCCGCCCCTCACCGGACTTCTCGTCTTCCAGCCCCTCAAGCGGCGGTACTGCGCCGAGTGCCGGCAAGGGCCGCTTCCGCTGCTCGTCCTCGAGGACGGCGCCCCGCGCTGCCTCGACTGCGCCGACCTCGGGCATCTGGTGTTCCTGCCGAGCGGCGACACCGCGCTGACGCGCAGAGCGCGGGAGGAGAGCACGCTGTCGGCGGTGGTCGTGCGGTTCAACCGGCGCAAGGGCCGCTACGAGCGGCAGGGCGTTCTGGTCGAGGAGGCGGCGCTCGCGCGGGCCGAGCAGCGGTGTCTCGCGGACGCCGAGGCACGACGGCGGCGGCGGGTGCGGGACGCGCGGCGGCGGGCGGCTCAGGACGCCCTGTTCGCCCAGGCCTTCGCGGCGGAGATACTCCGGCTGTTTCCCGGGTGCCCGGCCGACCGGGCGCGGGCCATCGCCCTGCACGCCTCGGAGCGGGGCAGCGGGCGGGTGGGCCGCAGCGCGGCGGGGCGTGCGCTGACCGAGGGTGCGGTGACCTCGGCGGTCGTGGCGTCCGTACGGCATCTGGACACGCCGTACGACCGGCTGCTCATGAGCGGCGTGCCCAGACACGAGGCGCGGCGGCGGATCGCGCCGGCGGTGGCGACGGTGCTGAGGGGCTGGACCGAGGCGGGGCTCGGTTCCGCGGGGTGA
- a CDS encoding DUF1772 domain-containing protein: MIDGPYFVLTVLGVLGTGLVAGVFCGFSTFVMRGLGMLPPAQGVAAMNAINVAAVTLPFMIVFLGSAVLCAVIAVVTFVLWPDEGTVELLVGSALYLFGSFGPTMVANVPRNDALAKLEPGTPQAAAYWPAYVREWTLWNHVRTAASAGAALAYVLALT, encoded by the coding sequence ATGATCGACGGACCGTACTTCGTGCTGACGGTGCTGGGGGTGCTCGGGACCGGCCTGGTGGCCGGGGTGTTCTGCGGGTTCTCCACCTTCGTGATGCGCGGCCTCGGCATGCTGCCGCCCGCGCAGGGCGTCGCCGCGATGAACGCGATCAACGTGGCGGCGGTGACCCTGCCCTTCATGATCGTGTTCCTGGGATCGGCCGTGCTGTGCGCGGTGATCGCCGTGGTGACGTTCGTGCTGTGGCCGGACGAGGGGACGGTGGAGCTGCTGGTGGGCAGCGCGCTGTACCTGTTCGGCTCGTTCGGGCCGACCATGGTCGCGAACGTGCCGCGCAACGACGCGCTGGCCAAGCTGGAGCCGGGCACACCGCAGGCGGCGGCGTACTGGCCGGCGTACGTACGCGAGTGGACGCTGTGGAACCACGTCCGCACGGCCGCCTCGGCCGGGGCGGCGCTGGCGTACGTGCTGGCGCTCACCTGA
- a CDS encoding glutamate synthase subunit beta, whose amino-acid sequence MADPKGFMTTPRQDWPRRPVEERARDWDEVYVPGALLPIISKQADRCMDCGVPFCHEACPLGNLIPEWNDLVSREDWRAAADRLHATNNFPEFTGRLCPAPCEAGCVLAINQPAVTIKNVECAIADRAWEEGFAPPRPPERLSGKTVAVIGSGPTGLAAAQQLTRAGHTVAVYERDDRLGGLMRYGIPAFKMEKRHLERRLEQMRAEGTKFRTSTAVGRDIGADELRSRYDALVLATGATAWRELQVPGRELAGIHQAMAYLPPANRVCEGDLETSPLSAAGKHVVIVGGGDTGADCLGTAVREGAASVTQLDIYALPDTERDEDTEPWPTYPMRVYRLSAAHEEARDLRTAPVADADARLFAASTLRFDGDAQGHVRSLHLVEVDARRRPVDGTGRTLPADLVLLALGFSGPDRGDGLVDQLGLEMEPRGTIARDSAFATNVPGVFAAGDAARGQSLIVWAIAEGRAVAAAVDRHLTGSSRLPAPIGPYDRPMMA is encoded by the coding sequence ATGGCCGATCCCAAGGGTTTCATGACCACGCCCCGCCAGGACTGGCCGCGCAGGCCGGTCGAGGAACGGGCGCGGGACTGGGACGAGGTCTACGTCCCCGGGGCGCTGCTGCCGATCATCAGCAAGCAGGCCGACCGCTGCATGGACTGCGGCGTCCCCTTCTGCCACGAGGCCTGCCCGCTGGGCAACCTGATCCCCGAGTGGAACGACCTGGTGTCCAGGGAGGACTGGCGGGCGGCTGCCGACCGGCTGCACGCCACGAACAACTTCCCGGAGTTCACCGGACGGTTGTGCCCGGCGCCGTGCGAGGCGGGGTGCGTGCTGGCGATCAACCAGCCGGCCGTCACCATCAAGAACGTCGAGTGCGCGATCGCCGACCGGGCCTGGGAGGAGGGGTTCGCGCCGCCGAGGCCGCCGGAGCGGTTGTCCGGCAAGACGGTCGCGGTGATCGGTTCGGGTCCGACCGGGCTGGCCGCGGCCCAGCAGCTGACGCGAGCCGGGCACACGGTCGCCGTGTACGAGAGGGACGACCGGCTCGGCGGTCTGATGCGGTACGGCATTCCCGCGTTCAAGATGGAGAAGCGCCATCTGGAGCGGCGGCTGGAGCAGATGCGGGCCGAGGGGACGAAGTTCCGGACGTCGACGGCGGTCGGGCGGGACATCGGGGCCGACGAGCTGCGGAGCCGCTACGACGCCCTGGTGCTCGCCACCGGGGCGACCGCATGGCGTGAACTCCAGGTTCCGGGGCGGGAGCTGGCAGGCATTCACCAGGCGATGGCGTACCTGCCGCCGGCCAACCGGGTGTGCGAGGGGGATCTGGAGACGTCCCCGCTGTCGGCCGCCGGGAAGCACGTCGTCATCGTCGGCGGTGGCGACACCGGCGCGGACTGCCTCGGGACGGCCGTCCGGGAGGGTGCCGCGTCCGTGACCCAGCTGGACATCTACGCGCTGCCGGACACCGAGCGCGACGAGGACACCGAACCCTGGCCGACGTACCCGATGCGGGTCTACCGGCTGTCCGCCGCCCATGAAGAGGCCCGTGACCTGCGGACCGCCCCGGTCGCCGACGCGGATGCGCGGCTGTTCGCGGCGTCCACGCTGCGCTTCGACGGTGACGCGCAGGGGCATGTGCGGTCGCTGCACCTGGTCGAGGTGGACGCGCGGCGCCGGCCGGTGGACGGCACCGGGCGGACGCTCCCCGCCGACCTCGTGCTGCTCGCCCTCGGTTTCTCCGGGCCCGACCGGGGGGACGGGCTCGTCGATCAGCTGGGGCTGGAGATGGAACCGCGCGGGACGATCGCGCGGGATTCCGCTTTCGCGACGAACGTGCCAGGGGTGTTCGCCGCGGGGGACGCGGCCCGGGGACAGTCGCTCATCGTGTGGGCGATCGCCGAGGGGCGGGCGGTGGCGGCGGCCGTCGACCGTCATCTGACGGGCAGTTCGAGGCTGCCGGCGCCGATCGGGCCGTACGACCGGCCCATGATGGCGTAG